Below is a window of Prosthecochloris sp. GSB1 DNA.
TCGACCGGGATATAGCGCTGATCGGCAAGCTCTACGCTTACAAGGGTTACTTTGAGACGGTCGTCGACACATCCGTCAGCAGCCGGGAAAAGGACGGCAAAATCCTCATCGGAATCACGATCGAGGAAAACATGCCCGCCCTGATAGACTCGGTCTCCCACCTGGGTCTCGACGCCATTCCGGACACCCTTAAAAACGCCTATCTTTCCGGATCGGCGATCCATGCCGACTCCGTGTTCACGGTCGACGCGCTCATCGATGAACGCGACAGGACAATCGACTTCTTCAGGGAATACGGCTACGCTTTCATGGACGAGGACAGCATCCGCATACAGGTCGATACCACCAGCGCGAATGCCGGCGTCCTCGTCAACGTTCGGCTTCCTGGCCTCCTTCGCTACGGTCCTCTGCGCGCGGTCGTCCACGATCCCCTTACATCGGACGATCCTTCCCGTCTCAGAACGGTCAGAAAGGACGATATCGATATCGACATATACGGCGGGCAGAAAATGTCGCCGAAACTCGTAACGAGCCTTACGGCATACCGTCCCGGCGAGATCACCAGGCAGTCGTTGCAGCGCAAGACGCTGAGGAATTTCGGCGCGACGAACGTCTTTTCCTCGGTATTCATAAAAAAAGACTCCGTCAGCGATGGCATGCTGCACACATCGCTTCACCTTGAGCCCAAACCGAAACACCTTCTCGAGCCGAAAATTTTTGCCGACAACCGCTACGGAGACCTGTTCCTGGGCGCGTCGGTGAAGTACGAAAACAAGAACCTCTTCGGGGCGGCCGAAAACCTGACGGTCAAGACCGACTTCGGCACACAGCTCGGCGAATCGGACGACCTGCTGGACAACCTGGAGGAGGACCAGTACAGCGCCTACCGTTCCTACGAACTCGGAATCACCGCGAACCTGGTCAAACCCGATATCGAACGCCCCGGCAACCTCTACACCGCGACCGCGGAATACACCCGTTCCCGGCTACCGATACTGCTCGATAACCAGAAAGGCATGTTCCGGGCGAGCTACAGCGCCGAACTCACCCGGCAATCGCGGTTGAACGTCGATTTCTTCGAACTCGAATGGGTAAAAAAAGACTCACTCGACGGCTTCAGGCAACTGTTCGTCACTGACCTGTCGAAACGTCTTGACATCGATCCCCTCGACGAGGCCGCGGTCGATAACAGCCTCGACAGCCTTCTGCAGACGAATATCAACCAGACATTGCGCGTACAGTACTCCTATTCGAACCGGAACGTGCCCGAAAGAAAATTCACCTATAACTGGAACGGTAGTTTCGAAGCCGTGGGCAGCCTTGTCTACCTGATCGACGAATACCTTGACACGGGGGGCTACGAAGGATTTACGGACGGAGATCCCCAGATTTTCGGAACCCCCTATTCGCAATTTCTCAAGCTGAGCGGTCAGTTCAGTTTCGCCCGCGACCTGGACGAGCAGCAGCAGATCGCAGGGCGGGTGTTTCTCGGGGCTATGACGCCCTACGGCAAGGCGGACGATACTCCCGACGAACGGCGCTTTTACGCGGGGGGACCGAACAGCATGCGGGGCTGGCTCTTCAACACATTGGGACCGGGAAGCAACGGCAGCGAAGCCGCAGCGGGCCTTGGCGCTGACATCAAGATCGAAGCCAACCTGGAATACCGCCTGAAATTCTTCAAACTTTTTGGATACCCTTCGGGAGTGGCGCTGTTCACCGACGCGGGAAACATCTGGGACAGAAGCGGCCCTTACGGACTGACCCTGGAATCCTTTTACAGCGATATCGCATGGGACGCGGGTCTCGGCCTGCGCATAGGCTCGCCTATCGGACCGTTCCGCTTCGATTTCGCGTGGAAACTTCACGACCCGTCACAGGCAGAACCCTGGAGGCTCTCGAACTGGCGGCCAGGCGACTTCACGTTCAACTTCGGCATTGGAGAAGCGTTCTGAGCTGCTCCATTTTCAAACAACCTATAATTATAGAAGCAGACCATATCTCATGCGGGAAAAAACGACACTTCTTGCCCCTTCCATTCTTTCGGCCGACTTCACCAACCTCGCGCGTTCGATTGAAACGGCGGAAAAGGCAGGCGCGGACTGGATCCACTGCGACGTGATGGACGGCCATTTCGTGCCCAACATAACCTTCGGACCGTTTATCGTGCAGGCCATCGCGAAATGCACGAACCTCGTGATCGATACGCATCTGATGATTTCCGATCCCGACCGCTATATCGAGGACTTCATCAAGGCCGGCTCCAACCAGGTGACGGTTCATCAGGAAACCTGCCCGCACCTCCACCGCAGCATACAGCTCATCAGAGACAACGGAGCGAAAGCCGGGGTATCGATCAATCCGGCGACGCCGGTATCGACCCTCGAATCGATCCTGCCCGATCTCGACCTCGTGCTGCTCATGTCGGTCAATCCCGGTTTCGGCGGCCAGAAATTCATTCCCTCGTCCATCGCAAAAATCCGCCGACTCGACGATATGCGCAATGCCCTCAATCCGGATATGACCATAGCCGTCGATGGCGGAGTGACCGTGCACAACGCCCAGGAACTCGTATCGGCGGGCGCCGACGCGCTTATTGCCGGAACGGCTTTTTTCAGGGCCGAAAATCCTGCTGAAGCCGCGGCGAAAATCAGGTCCGCTACCAGGTAAACTGCTGCAGTTCCGGACCGAGAAGCCCTTCACCGATCAGGACCGCGTCGAACGACGCGTCCTGCATCAGGGCTACGTCACGGGATCGCTTCAGTCCGCTTTCGGCAACCGAAACGATCCCTTCGGGAAAGGAACGCCTCAACCTGAGCGACGTGTCGAGTGAAACGGTAAAATCGCGAAGATCGCGGTTATTGACGCCGATGATCGACGCTCCGGCCCGAACGGCCGTTTCCAGCTCCTTGCCGTCATGCACCTCCACGAGAGCGTCAAGTCCGATACCTTCGGCAAGCTGGAGGTAATCACGAAGTTTTTCGTCTTCGAGCGCAGCCACGATCAGGAGCAGGGCGTCGGCGCCGATCAGCCTCGACTCGTAGATCTGCGACTCGTCGATGATGAAGTCCTTGCGGAGAACCGGAAGGTCGAATGAAGCCGTTATCCGACGAAGGTAGTCGTTGCAACCCTGAAAAAATTTCCGGTCGGTCAGCACGGAAAACGCCGAAGCCCCCATGTCGCGATACCTGGCGGCGATGACGAGAGGCCTGAAATCCTCGACTATCACGCCTCTTGAAGGCGAAGCCTTCTTCACTTCGGCGATAAGGCGGATCCGCCCGTCATCGTTTTTCAGCGCGGAGCGGAAATCCCTGGCGGAAGCTTTCTCGAAATCCCCCGCATGAAAACGGGAAGCCGGCGAGAGCTTTTTCAATTCAGCCACCTCGCCGGCCTTGTATTCGAGAATGGTTGTCAGATAGGTGCTCATCAAACGGTTTCTGCCGAGGCGAGCCGGCGCAGTTCGTCCTCGCACTCCACGATCTGGCGGATGTTGTCGAGGAACCATGGATCGATGTTCGTCGACTGGTGGATCTCCTCGACGGTCGCTCCCGCCTGAAAGGCGTAGCGAAGATAAAACATCCGGTCCGCCTTGGGAATCTTGATCTTTTCGAGGATATCCTCTTTGGCGAATTTCTTCTGCTGCTGCGTCATGTCGACGATGTTCATGATATCCTTGCCGTCGCAGCCGAGGCCTGCGCGGCCTATCTCAAGTCCGCGAAGGGATTTCTGCAGAGCCTCGCGGAAGTTTCTCCCGAACGCCATGACCTCTCCCACGGATTTCATCTGGACACCGAGTCGCGAATCGACATTCTTGAATTTCTCGAAATCCCATCGTGGAACTTTCACCACGCAATAGTCGATCACCGGTTCGAAACAGGCCGGAGTGGATTTGGTGATGTCGTTCTGGATCTCGTCGAGCGTGTAACCCACTGCGAGTTTCGCGGCGACCTTGGCGATCGGAAAACCCGTTGCTTTCGAGGCAAGCGCCGAGCTCCTGGAAACGCGCGGATTCATTTCGATAACGATAATCCTTCCGTTTTCAGGATGGATGGCGAACTGGATGTTGCTGCCGCCGGTCTCCACGCCGATTTCGCGAATGATCTTTATTGAGGCGTCGCGAAGCTCCTGGTACTGGCGGTCCGAAAGGGTTTGCGCAGGAGCGACGGTGATGCTGTCGCCCGTGTGCACGCCCATCGGATCGACGTTCTCGATCGAACAGACGATGATGACGTTATCGGCAAGATCGCGGATAACCTCAAGCTCGAATTCCTTCCATCCGACCAGGCACTCCTCGACAAGCACCTCGTCGATGGGACTCTCGGCGATCCCCCTCCGGACGGCATCGTAATAATCGGCCTTCGTTTCCGCGAAACCGCCGCCTGTCCCTCCAAGGGTAAAGGACGGACGGATCACGATAGGCAGACCGATATCCTCGAGGGCTTCCTTTGCCTCCTTCTCGTTGCGAACGAAATATCCCTTGGCCATCTCCAGGCCGAGCCTCTTCATCGCGTCGCTGAACAACTCGCGGTTTTCGGCCTTCCTGATGGCGCGGAGCTTCGCTCCGATAAGCTCGACGCCGTTGCGTTCGAGCACACCGCTTTCCGCGAGGCTCACGGCGGTGTTGAGTGCCGTCTGACCGCCCATGGTGGGCAGAAGCGCGTCGGGCTTTTCCTTCTCGATGATCTTGCGCACGTATTCCGGCGTAATCGGCTCGATATAGGTGCTGTCGGCGAACTCGATATCGGTCATGATGGTCGCCGGATTACTGTTGACCAGAATCACCCGGTAACCGTCTTCCTTGAGAGCCTTACAGGCCTGGGTGCCCGAATAATCGAACTCGCACGCCTGGCCGATGACGATGGGCCCCGCGCCTATAACCAAGATCGACTGAATATCTTCCCGTTTTGGCACTTTTTTCCGTTTTTGCGTTGAAAGCGATAATCGACTGGTAATGTAAAAAAAAATGTGGTTACTCGATCACGCGAATCGCTTCCTGGTGAAATCCTCCGGACTCGCGGCGGCACCAGGAGGTTACCGCGGCGGGTTGCCTGTCCTGGATGGTGATAATGAGCATCGAGTGGCCCGGACGGGCAAAGTCGATATCGTTGTTCGACGGAATGGCCGCCGAATCGATATGGGAATGATAGGAGCCGACGATTTCGTAGCCGAGACTCATGGCTTCCCGTTCCACGTCGATGAATTCCGAAAAGGAGATTTCGAACCCGTGCTCCCTGCCGCTGTACAGCACGTTCTCGCAGGGAGCGATTTCGTACACCACGTTCTCGTACTCCCCGTCCCTGTTGAGAGTCCTTACGCCGGCAAAAAGGCCGCAACACTCGTAGGGCAAATCCCTCAGCGCATGCTCCTGAATGATCTCGAACTGTCGGCGGCGTAACTGCATATTCCTTCCGTCATCCTGTTGCGCCCCGGCGAAACGCTTTCGCTCCTATGTCCCGGCGGTAGTATGCACCGTCGAATTCCACATGCCGTATGGCGCCGTATGCGACATCGATGCTTTCCCTGAGCGTCGGAGCGACGGCCGTTACCGAAAGCACCCTGCCGCCCGAGGTTTCTAGCGCCCCCTGTCTCGACACGGTTCCGGCATGAAACAGCATGACGTTGTCCGATGCCGGAAAACCGGCACCGATCGTGATTTTCCTTCCGGTTTCGTACCTGTCGGGATAGCCGCCCGCAGCGAGAACCACGGTCGTCGCGGCGCCAGGCTTCATTTCGAAAGGCACATCGGAGAGGCGCCCGTCCAGGCTTGCCTCGAGCGCTGCGACGAAATCGCTGTCGAGCAACGGCAGCACCGCCTGCGCCTCGGGGTCACCGAGACGTGCGTTGAATTCAACGACCGAGGGTTCGCCATTGTCGATCATCAGGCCGACGTAAAGAAAACCTGTATAGGGATGGCCCTCCATGCGCATGCCTTCGAGCGCCGGAACGATGACCCGTTCCTCGACGAGACGCATTATCTCGGGCGTCACCAGCGGAGCGGGCGCATAGGCTCCCATGCCGCCGGTATTCTTTCCGGTATCACCCTCGCCGATA
It encodes the following:
- the trpC gene encoding indole-3-glycerol phosphate synthase TrpC: MSTYLTTILEYKAGEVAELKKLSPASRFHAGDFEKASARDFRSALKNDDGRIRLIAEVKKASPSRGVIVEDFRPLVIAARYRDMGASAFSVLTDRKFFQGCNDYLRRITASFDLPVLRKDFIIDESQIYESRLIGADALLLIVAALEDEKLRDYLQLAEGIGLDALVEVHDGKELETAVRAGASIIGVNNRDLRDFTVSLDTSLRLRRSFPEGIVSVAESGLKRSRDVALMQDASFDAVLIGEGLLGPELQQFTW
- the carB gene encoding carbamoyl-phosphate synthase large subunit, giving the protein MPKREDIQSILVIGAGPIVIGQACEFDYSGTQACKALKEDGYRVILVNSNPATIMTDIEFADSTYIEPITPEYVRKIIEKEKPDALLPTMGGQTALNTAVSLAESGVLERNGVELIGAKLRAIRKAENRELFSDAMKRLGLEMAKGYFVRNEKEAKEALEDIGLPIVIRPSFTLGGTGGGFAETKADYYDAVRRGIAESPIDEVLVEECLVGWKEFELEVIRDLADNVIIVCSIENVDPMGVHTGDSITVAPAQTLSDRQYQELRDASIKIIREIGVETGGSNIQFAIHPENGRIIVIEMNPRVSRSSALASKATGFPIAKVAAKLAVGYTLDEIQNDITKSTPACFEPVIDYCVVKVPRWDFEKFKNVDSRLGVQMKSVGEVMAFGRNFREALQKSLRGLEIGRAGLGCDGKDIMNIVDMTQQQKKFAKEDILEKIKIPKADRMFYLRYAFQAGATVEEIHQSTNIDPWFLDNIRQIVECEDELRRLASAETV
- a CDS encoding BamA/TamA family outer membrane protein, coding for MFSLRNILQPCSAAFLLAVLLLSARVGPCLAEENESTGPEVKKISIGGNRAIDKEELLQVMSTTKGKPFVQETFDRDIALIGKLYAYKGYFETVVDTSVSSREKDGKILIGITIEENMPALIDSVSHLGLDAIPDTLKNAYLSGSAIHADSVFTVDALIDERDRTIDFFREYGYAFMDEDSIRIQVDTTSANAGVLVNVRLPGLLRYGPLRAVVHDPLTSDDPSRLRTVRKDDIDIDIYGGQKMSPKLVTSLTAYRPGEITRQSLQRKTLRNFGATNVFSSVFIKKDSVSDGMLHTSLHLEPKPKHLLEPKIFADNRYGDLFLGASVKYENKNLFGAAENLTVKTDFGTQLGESDDLLDNLEEDQYSAYRSYELGITANLVKPDIERPGNLYTATAEYTRSRLPILLDNQKGMFRASYSAELTRQSRLNVDFFELEWVKKDSLDGFRQLFVTDLSKRLDIDPLDEAAVDNSLDSLLQTNINQTLRVQYSYSNRNVPERKFTYNWNGSFEAVGSLVYLIDEYLDTGGYEGFTDGDPQIFGTPYSQFLKLSGQFSFARDLDEQQQIAGRVFLGAMTPYGKADDTPDERRFYAGGPNSMRGWLFNTLGPGSNGSEAAAGLGADIKIEANLEYRLKFFKLFGYPSGVALFTDAGNIWDRSGPYGLTLESFYSDIAWDAGLGLRIGSPIGPFRFDFAWKLHDPSQAEPWRLSNWRPGDFTFNFGIGEAF
- the rpe gene encoding ribulose-phosphate 3-epimerase — encoded protein: MREKTTLLAPSILSADFTNLARSIETAEKAGADWIHCDVMDGHFVPNITFGPFIVQAIAKCTNLVIDTHLMISDPDRYIEDFIKAGSNQVTVHQETCPHLHRSIQLIRDNGAKAGVSINPATPVSTLESILPDLDLVLLMSVNPGFGGQKFIPSSIAKIRRLDDMRNALNPDMTIAVDGGVTVHNAQELVSAGADALIAGTAFFRAENPAEAAAKIRSATR
- a CDS encoding M67 family metallopeptidase, whose protein sequence is MQLRRRQFEIIQEHALRDLPYECCGLFAGVRTLNRDGEYENVVYEIAPCENVLYSGREHGFEISFSEFIDVEREAMSLGYEIVGSYHSHIDSAAIPSNNDIDFARPGHSMLIITIQDRQPAAVTSWCRRESGGFHQEAIRVIE